One window of the Rhizorhabdus dicambivorans genome contains the following:
- a CDS encoding HWE histidine kinase domain-containing protein — protein sequence MTEFVDQPDLTACDREPIHLLGAIQSFGFLLAVSADWLVSRASENLVDHIGVACDAALGQPLDKVLSEDAVHDIRNRIAYLQGEDSVERLLRVRLKPDLPEYDVAIHFSHSMIIIEGEPSGPAGHEDIGITVRSMLMRQSQATSMQNFRLNAVRQIRAITGFDRVMLYRFDQDGAGEVVAESVVSKRESFLGLRYPATDIPKQARALYVRNVLRLIADLDDPGSPVLPEMDVNGQPLDLSMSVLRSVSRVHIEYLSNMGVRASLSISVVCEGRLWGLIACHHYSPLRPTLEQRTAAELFGRMFSMMLESREREETAAYEQRSRAITDRLMAVVAQDADLLHNPEWIGETISAAVPNDGVGVYLDGKVSLSGMAPDEAQFRALVRDLSSGAASQIVITDCIARIHAPAAAYAERAAGMLAVPISRKPRDYVVLFRGEKIRSVRWAGDPQKAMEEDANGVRLSPRKSFDAWRQLVQGVSEPFTSAEQRVAEAVRTSLLEVVLLLAESRESDQARAHERQDLLIAELNHRVRNVLSLVRSLIARTRGSAQSYEEFAQTLEGRVQSLARAHDQLTVKRWGPAEIEPLVRAEANAYLGDNGDRIRLSGPKVALDPVAFNTVSLVLHELITNCAKYGALSDSGHVDLRWGVDVDGSLLITWRETGGPPVRAPERKGFGTTIIERSIPYDLGGRAHTSYRLTGFEADFTIPARFVTVGEGTVSGSGDAEGGTASQVLEDFPRNVLLVEDSMLIALDVEDALKALGATRVVTASSVRQARDALGEGPFDFAILDINLGGDSSLSVAEDLRNRGVPFLFASGYGEQAQLSPEFQGQEVISKPYGRSEIIEAMIRIRTKG from the coding sequence TTGACCGAATTTGTCGACCAACCCGACCTGACGGCGTGCGACCGCGAACCCATACATCTGCTTGGTGCGATCCAGAGTTTCGGCTTTCTGCTGGCGGTCTCGGCCGATTGGCTGGTCAGCCGTGCCTCGGAGAATCTGGTAGATCATATCGGCGTCGCCTGTGACGCGGCGCTTGGCCAGCCGCTCGACAAGGTGCTGTCGGAGGACGCGGTCCACGATATCCGCAACCGCATCGCCTACCTCCAGGGCGAGGATTCGGTCGAGCGGCTGCTGCGGGTGCGGCTCAAGCCCGATCTGCCCGAATATGATGTGGCTATCCACTTCAGCCATAGCATGATCATCATCGAGGGCGAGCCGAGCGGCCCCGCCGGGCATGAAGATATCGGCATCACCGTACGCTCGATGCTGATGCGTCAGAGCCAGGCCACCTCGATGCAGAATTTCCGGCTCAACGCGGTGCGCCAGATACGCGCGATCACCGGCTTCGACCGGGTGATGCTCTATCGTTTCGACCAGGACGGCGCGGGCGAGGTGGTGGCCGAATCGGTGGTGTCGAAGCGCGAATCCTTCCTCGGCCTGCGCTATCCGGCAACCGATATCCCCAAGCAGGCCCGAGCGCTCTATGTGCGCAACGTCCTGCGGCTGATCGCCGATCTCGATGATCCCGGATCACCGGTGCTGCCCGAGATGGACGTCAACGGCCAGCCGCTCGATCTGTCGATGTCGGTGCTGCGCTCGGTCTCGCGGGTCCATATCGAATATCTGTCGAACATGGGGGTGCGCGCTTCGCTGTCGATCTCGGTGGTCTGCGAGGGCCGGCTATGGGGGCTGATCGCCTGCCATCATTACAGCCCGCTCCGCCCGACCCTGGAGCAGCGGACCGCCGCCGAGCTGTTCGGCCGGATGTTCTCGATGATGCTGGAATCGCGCGAGCGGGAGGAAACGGCGGCCTATGAGCAGCGCTCACGGGCCATCACCGATCGGCTGATGGCGGTGGTCGCCCAGGATGCCGATCTGCTCCACAATCCGGAATGGATCGGTGAGACGATCAGTGCCGCCGTGCCCAATGACGGCGTTGGCGTCTATCTCGACGGCAAGGTCTCGCTGTCCGGTATGGCGCCGGACGAGGCGCAGTTTCGCGCGCTGGTGCGCGACCTGAGTTCGGGAGCTGCGTCGCAGATCGTCATCACCGACTGCATCGCCCGCATCCATGCGCCCGCCGCAGCCTATGCCGAGCGCGCGGCCGGGATGCTGGCCGTGCCGATTTCGCGCAAGCCGCGCGACTATGTGGTCCTGTTCCGTGGCGAGAAGATCCGGTCGGTGCGCTGGGCGGGCGATCCGCAGAAGGCGATGGAGGAGGATGCCAACGGCGTCCGACTGTCCCCGCGCAAGAGCTTCGACGCGTGGCGCCAGCTTGTCCAAGGGGTGTCGGAACCCTTCACCTCCGCCGAGCAGCGGGTCGCCGAGGCGGTGCGCACCTCGCTGCTGGAGGTGGTGCTGCTGCTCGCGGAAAGTCGTGAGAGCGATCAGGCGAGGGCGCATGAGCGGCAGGATCTGCTGATCGCCGAGCTCAATCATCGCGTCCGCAACGTGCTCAGCCTCGTGCGCAGCCTGATCGCGCGGACGCGGGGCAGCGCGCAGAGCTATGAAGAGTTCGCCCAGACGTTGGAAGGCAGGGTCCAGTCGCTCGCCCGTGCGCACGACCAGCTCACCGTCAAGCGCTGGGGGCCAGCCGAGATCGAGCCGCTCGTCCGCGCCGAGGCCAACGCCTATCTGGGCGACAATGGCGATCGCATCCGTCTATCGGGGCCGAAGGTCGCTCTCGATCCGGTGGCGTTCAACACTGTTTCGCTGGTGTTGCACGAACTCATCACGAACTGCGCCAAATATGGTGCGCTCAGCGACAGCGGCCATGTCGATCTGCGCTGGGGTGTCGATGTCGACGGGTCGCTGCTGATCACCTGGCGCGAGACCGGTGGCCCGCCGGTTCGCGCGCCCGAGCGCAAGGGCTTCGGCACGACGATCATCGAACGGTCCATCCCCTACGACCTCGGCGGTCGCGCGCACACCTCCTATCGGCTGACCGGTTTCGAGGCCGACTTCACAATCCCCGCCCGCTTCGTCACGGTTGGGGAGGGAACGGTGAGCGGTTCGGGCGACGCCGAAGGCGGCACCGCTTCGCAGGTGCTCGAGGATTTTCCGCGCAATGTCCTGCTGGTCGAGGACAGCATGCTGATCGCGCTCGATGTCGAGGATGCGCTCAAGGCGCTGGGCGCCACGCGGGTGGTCACCGCCTCCTCGGTTCGGCAGGCGCGCGACGCGCTCGGCGAGGGGCCCTTCGACTTCGCGATCCTCGATATCAATCTGGGCGGGGATTCGAGCCTGTCGGTGGCGGAGGACCTGCGCAACCGCGGCGTCCCCTTCCTGTTTGCCAGCGGCTATGGCGAGCAGGCCCAGCTCTCGCCGGAATTCCAGGGCCAGGAGGTGATCAGCAAGCCCTATGGCCGCAGCGAGATCATCGAGGCGATGATCCGGATTCGGACGAAAGGGTGA
- a CDS encoding glycosyltransferase encodes MSMIEGKNGRKGKLTAPELSIIIPTYNERGNIAALVDAVRKALGAIPWEMIIVDDDSPDQTFNEVARLARDEPRLRCLRRVGRRGLSSAVIEGVMVANGGAIAVMDADFQHDERILGAMYEKLVGNHADIVVATRYAEGGGIGEWDANRARMSDFATRMAGMLVGNQTSDPMSGFFMVRREVFAGVIYDLSQQGYKILLDIISSSHVPLKIEEVPYTFRTRQEGESKISIMVLAQFLFLIIEKLTHGLIPPRFALFSIVGGFGLLVHLTVLNSLKLFHFDFMAAQITAIGVSMVSNFIMNNEFTYRDRRLTGLSFIAGLILFCIVCSFGALANVGVAEIAIKQVNNWSFAGLAGAIMGAVFNFSAATSLVWRRPRKRIFAAAA; translated from the coding sequence ATGAGCATGATCGAGGGCAAGAACGGGCGCAAGGGCAAGCTGACGGCGCCGGAACTGTCGATCATCATCCCGACCTATAACGAGCGCGGCAACATCGCGGCGCTGGTCGATGCCGTGCGCAAGGCACTGGGCGCGATCCCTTGGGAGATGATCATCGTCGACGATGACAGCCCCGATCAGACCTTCAATGAGGTAGCGAGGCTCGCCCGCGACGAACCACGGCTGCGCTGCCTGCGCCGGGTCGGCCGGCGCGGCCTCTCCTCGGCCGTAATCGAGGGGGTGATGGTCGCCAATGGCGGTGCGATCGCGGTGATGGATGCCGATTTCCAGCATGACGAGCGCATCCTGGGCGCGATGTATGAAAAGCTGGTCGGCAATCATGCCGACATCGTCGTCGCCACGCGCTATGCCGAGGGCGGGGGGATCGGCGAATGGGACGCCAATCGGGCGAGGATGAGCGATTTCGCGACGCGCATGGCGGGAATGCTGGTCGGCAACCAGACCAGCGATCCGATGAGCGGCTTCTTCATGGTCCGCCGCGAGGTCTTCGCCGGGGTGATCTACGATCTCAGCCAGCAGGGCTACAAGATCCTGCTAGACATCATCAGTTCCAGCCATGTGCCGCTCAAGATCGAGGAGGTGCCCTACACCTTCCGCACCCGCCAGGAAGGGGAGAGCAAGATCAGCATCATGGTGCTGGCGCAATTTCTGTTCCTGATCATCGAGAAGCTGACCCACGGGCTGATCCCGCCCCGCTTCGCGCTGTTCAGCATCGTCGGTGGCTTCGGCCTGCTCGTTCACCTGACGGTTCTGAACTCGCTCAAGTTGTTCCACTTCGACTTCATGGCGGCGCAGATCACTGCGATCGGCGTGTCTATGGTGTCGAACTTCATTATGAACAATGAGTTCACCTATCGCGACCGGCGCCTGACCGGCCTGTCCTTCATTGCCGGCTTGATCCTGTTCTGCATCGTGTGCAGCTTCGGCGCGCTGGCCAACGTCGGCGTTGCGGAAATTGCCATCAAGCAGGTCAACAACTGGTCGTTCGCGGGCTTGGCCGGTGCGATCATGGGTGCGGTGTTCAACTTCTCGGCCGCGACGAGCCTGGTCTGGCGCCGTCCACGCAAGCGCATCTTCGCGGCGGCGGCATGA
- a CDS encoding glycosyltransferase yields MDAIIDGETGLLVDGADGSSVAQALRRLLSDDALRDRLARGGLAHARRLGWDHTAKLFLGAVGG; encoded by the coding sequence GTGGACGCGATCATCGATGGCGAGACCGGCCTGCTCGTCGACGGTGCCGACGGCAGCTCGGTCGCGCAGGCGCTCCGTCGGCTGCTGTCCGACGACGCCCTGCGCGACAGGCTGGCGCGGGGCGGGCTTGCGCATGCGCGCCGTCTGGGCTGGGATCACACGGCGAAACTCTTTCTCGGGGCGGTGGGCGGATGA
- a CDS encoding DUF4402 domain-containing protein, whose translation MNAFSKIVTAAILVAGASTAAFAQATDSELTTGSVRIIQPINLTKVNNLAFGTIVRPSSGSSVITMSTSSDTPTVDSGTAVILSTGTKTRASYTVTGEGGQAVAISVPPSFPMTAGANTLTVTLTPEATSDTLSGSLGSTGGFSGDGTLYVGGSFTVTNATVSADYSGTFSTTVNYN comes from the coding sequence ATGAACGCGTTTTCCAAGATTGTGACGGCCGCGATTCTCGTTGCGGGCGCCAGCACTGCGGCTTTTGCACAGGCAACCGATTCGGAACTGACCACAGGCTCGGTCCGCATCATCCAGCCGATCAACCTGACCAAGGTCAATAACCTTGCCTTTGGTACGATCGTCCGCCCGTCCTCGGGCAGCAGCGTCATCACCATGTCAACCTCGTCCGACACGCCGACGGTGGACAGCGGTACGGCCGTGATCCTCAGCACCGGCACCAAGACCCGCGCTTCCTACACCGTCACCGGTGAAGGCGGCCAGGCCGTCGCGATCTCGGTTCCGCCAAGCTTCCCCATGACGGCGGGCGCCAACACCCTGACCGTCACGCTGACGCCCGAGGCGACCAGTGACACGCTGAGCGGTTCGCTCGGCAGCACCGGCGGTTTCTCGGGTGACGGCACGCTTTATGTCGGCGGCAGCTTCACTGTCACCAACGCGACCGTAAGCGCCGATTATAGCGGTACCTTCTCGACCACGGTCAACTATAACTGA
- a CDS encoding DUF4402 domain-containing protein: MGRSPFLIVRCALAVVLAAGAAQLCAQSTASTEGRVSIVEPSSATTEQGMVIGAVTLPLMNNIGTSAGAVSLPLPTALAGSASAVRIGTESIQRDIAQVISRVEQSRASFTIIGDRDQVISIAVPQTVSLLRLSGDGEVEFNTVTSLSTGPLGASRLIATPDGTGALAFNVGGQVQPNPSTTSGDYAGVLIVAVQYN, translated from the coding sequence ATGGGCCGTTCGCCTTTCCTGATCGTGCGTTGCGCGCTTGCGGTGGTCCTCGCCGCAGGTGCTGCGCAGCTGTGCGCGCAGTCGACGGCGTCGACCGAGGGGCGCGTCTCGATAGTCGAGCCTAGCAGTGCCACAACTGAGCAGGGCATGGTCATCGGCGCGGTGACCTTGCCGCTGATGAACAATATTGGCACCAGCGCCGGCGCGGTGAGCCTGCCGCTGCCGACGGCACTGGCAGGCTCCGCCAGCGCGGTGCGAATCGGCACCGAATCGATTCAGCGCGACATCGCCCAGGTGATCAGCCGCGTTGAGCAGAGCCGGGCGAGCTTCACCATCATCGGGGACCGCGACCAGGTCATCTCGATTGCGGTGCCGCAGACGGTCTCGCTGTTGCGGCTGAGCGGCGATGGCGAGGTCGAGTTCAACACCGTGACCAGCCTTTCCACCGGCCCTTTGGGCGCGAGCCGGCTGATCGCGACGCCCGATGGCACCGGGGCGCTCGCATTCAACGTCGGGGGCCAGGTGCAGCCAAATCCATCCACAACTTCCGGCGACTATGCTGGCGTGTTGATCGTAGCCGTCCAATATAATTAA
- a CDS encoding fimbrial biogenesis chaperone, protein MALIGTEAMRRTRRQWIGNVALVGVAAAAFPAALLAQGQPAVLAAPGGAASVNLNPKRVIFDRPGKSATISVASGGGSSGSFDVELIDRVMLPDGQIVPVTEAQDKPEAARFKSAKAYLVATPRRIRIAAGGGQAIRVRATPSAELAPGEYRSHLTVTGIPPADTGLTAEQAAGRKEGELSFRINSVLAISIPVILRVGPVDVRAGIENAAIGFETISPDGKAPPVRTAMLNFDLVRMGVNSLYGDLEVRGSRKGEEPIGVVRGIGVYPEIDRRQVKIALTRIPAAGEAIEIQFRDDDTSPGKILSKTSLSAP, encoded by the coding sequence ATGGCATTGATCGGCACCGAAGCGATGCGGCGCACGCGCCGTCAATGGATAGGCAATGTGGCGTTGGTCGGGGTGGCGGCAGCGGCATTTCCCGCCGCCCTTCTTGCCCAGGGTCAACCCGCCGTGCTCGCGGCACCGGGGGGAGCCGCCAGCGTCAACCTCAACCCGAAACGCGTGATCTTCGATCGCCCCGGCAAATCTGCGACGATCTCGGTCGCGAGCGGAGGTGGCAGCAGCGGATCGTTCGACGTCGAGCTGATCGACCGGGTGATGCTGCCCGACGGGCAGATCGTCCCCGTCACCGAGGCACAGGACAAGCCGGAAGCCGCCCGTTTCAAATCGGCCAAGGCCTATCTCGTCGCGACGCCGCGCCGGATTCGCATCGCGGCGGGGGGCGGCCAGGCCATCCGGGTCCGCGCCACGCCAAGCGCGGAACTCGCCCCTGGCGAATATCGCAGCCACCTGACGGTGACCGGCATCCCGCCGGCCGACACTGGCCTGACCGCGGAGCAGGCGGCGGGCCGCAAGGAAGGCGAATTGTCGTTCCGGATCAACTCGGTACTGGCTATCTCGATTCCCGTGATCCTTCGGGTGGGGCCGGTCGACGTCCGCGCGGGCATCGAAAATGCGGCGATCGGCTTCGAAACGATATCGCCCGATGGCAAGGCGCCGCCGGTCAGGACGGCGATGCTCAACTTCGATCTGGTCCGGATGGGCGTCAATTCGCTGTACGGCGATCTCGAGGTGAGGGGGAGCAGGAAGGGGGAAGAGCCGATCGGCGTGGTACGCGGGATCGGCGTTTATCCGGAGATCGATCGACGGCAGGTCAAGATCGCGCTGACGCGGATACCCGCGGCCGGCGAGGCGATCGAAATCCAGTTCCGCGACGATGATACGTCACCGGGTAAGATCCTCAGCAAAACCTCCCTCTCCGCGCCGTGA
- a CDS encoding DUF4402 domain-containing protein — protein sequence MRSAAIPCVSVAIIAAIPTAGLAQTYAVTNISPITAFGEVASAEIGDTIFFQNMSSVTAVSGSGARIKGTVSRATVTIRCTASGTPNPCAQVANKARVKVGNLVNSGGRAKEFTEFIATGNTGVLAGTTTGQTLDFTVSGFTGNNNTRTFYLDTKLRVEGDNLEGGTGALTSTYYVYADKDPTDPTTGRTAAATITVRRSLRTTIDSNLNFGTLVRRTSGASGTVIINNATGARTTGGTNPPIPVVGPPSGRTQVTINGEPSKTFNISYVPTGNLIMSSGANTLSVTLSKTNSGNVTMPASGTLVLGIGGTITVSPSTPYGQYSGTLIINVTYN from the coding sequence ATGCGGTCGGCCGCTATCCCTTGTGTATCGGTAGCCATCATTGCCGCCATTCCCACGGCCGGTCTCGCGCAGACCTATGCCGTGACGAATATCAGTCCCATTACCGCGTTCGGCGAAGTGGCGTCGGCTGAAATCGGCGATACCATCTTTTTCCAGAACATGTCCTCAGTCACCGCTGTGTCTGGCAGCGGCGCCCGCATCAAGGGGACGGTAAGCAGGGCGACGGTGACGATCCGTTGCACCGCGTCGGGCACCCCAAACCCTTGCGCGCAGGTGGCCAACAAGGCGCGGGTCAAGGTCGGCAATCTTGTGAACAGTGGCGGTCGCGCGAAGGAGTTCACGGAGTTCATTGCCACGGGCAACACCGGGGTGCTCGCCGGCACCACCACCGGCCAGACCCTCGATTTCACGGTCTCGGGTTTCACCGGAAACAACAATACCCGGACTTTCTACCTGGACACCAAACTGCGCGTCGAGGGCGACAATCTCGAAGGAGGTACGGGCGCCCTGACCAGCACCTATTATGTCTACGCGGACAAGGATCCGACCGACCCCACCACGGGAAGGACGGCCGCGGCGACGATTACCGTGCGCCGCTCGCTGCGCACCACGATCGATTCCAACCTTAACTTCGGTACGCTGGTGCGGCGGACCTCCGGCGCTTCCGGCACGGTGATCATCAACAACGCGACCGGCGCGCGGACGACGGGCGGCACCAACCCGCCGATTCCCGTGGTCGGCCCCCCTTCTGGGCGCACCCAGGTCACGATCAACGGGGAGCCCAGCAAGACCTTCAACATCTCCTATGTGCCGACCGGCAATCTCATCATGTCGAGTGGCGCCAACACGCTGTCGGTGACGCTGAGCAAGACCAACAGCGGCAACGTCACCATGCCGGCGTCGGGGACGCTGGTGCTCGGCATCGGTGGGACCATCACCGTATCGCCGTCCACGCCCTATGGGCAATATTCGGGTACCCTCATCATCAACGTCACCTATAACTGA
- a CDS encoding DUF1801 domain-containing protein: MGSGNDRSPSEQIDIRIAELGDWRGQVLAKVRALIHEALPQVEESWKWRDVPVWEQDGILCTGETYKAVVKLTFARGASLPDPAGLFNSSLEGNARRAIDIREGEAIDGAALIALIRAAAAMNASRKRK, translated from the coding sequence ATGGGCAGCGGGAATGACCGATCTCCTTCCGAGCAGATCGATATCAGGATCGCCGAACTGGGCGACTGGCGTGGGCAGGTGCTGGCCAAGGTCCGCGCGCTGATCCATGAGGCGCTTCCCCAGGTCGAGGAAAGCTGGAAATGGCGCGACGTTCCGGTGTGGGAACAGGACGGCATCCTGTGCACCGGAGAGACCTATAAGGCCGTGGTCAAGCTCACCTTCGCGCGGGGTGCATCGCTGCCTGATCCCGCCGGGCTGTTCAATTCCAGCCTGGAAGGCAATGCCCGCCGGGCGATCGATATCCGCGAGGGTGAGGCGATCGATGGTGCGGCGCTGATCGCCCTCATCCGGGCAGCGGCGGCGATGAATGCTTCCCGCAAACGGAAATAG
- a CDS encoding YciI family protein, translating to MRVLVLVKATEDSEKGFVPTPEAQEMMEAMGRYNDELAKAGILVTADGLKPSSAGKRVAFDGAGRSVIDGPFAHPRELVAGFWLWEVKDMDEAVAWVKRCPNPMPGPSEIEIRPVYEMADLQG from the coding sequence ATGCGCGTGCTTGTGCTGGTGAAAGCGACCGAAGACAGCGAGAAGGGCTTCGTGCCGACACCCGAGGCCCAGGAGATGATGGAGGCGATGGGCCGTTATAATGATGAGCTCGCAAAGGCCGGCATCCTGGTGACGGCCGACGGCCTCAAGCCTTCGTCGGCCGGCAAGCGCGTAGCGTTCGACGGCGCCGGCCGCTCGGTGATCGACGGGCCTTTCGCGCACCCGCGCGAACTGGTCGCCGGCTTCTGGCTGTGGGAGGTCAAGGACATGGACGAGGCAGTGGCCTGGGTGAAGCGCTGTCCCAACCCCATGCCGGGGCCGAGCGAGATCGAGATTCGTCCGGTCTATGAAATGGCCGATCTACAGGGATAA
- the nth gene encoding endonuclease III produces MKKADVFEFYRRLAEADPSPQTELNYVNPYTLLVAVALSAQATDVGVNKATGPLFAKVTTPQAMLELGEDGLKQHIKTIGLFNTKAKNVIAAAQILVDKYGGEVPRDRAALEELPGVGRKTANVVMNTAFGAETIAVDTHIFRVSNRTGLAPGKNVLQVELKLEKVTPKPFLQGAHHWLILHGRYICKARKPECWRCPVADLCAYRPKTPAPMP; encoded by the coding sequence GTGAAGAAGGCCGACGTCTTCGAGTTCTACCGGCGGCTGGCCGAGGCCGATCCCTCGCCGCAGACCGAACTCAACTATGTGAACCCCTATACCCTGCTGGTGGCCGTGGCACTGTCCGCGCAGGCGACCGACGTGGGGGTGAACAAGGCGACCGGCCCGCTCTTCGCCAAGGTGACGACACCGCAGGCGATGCTGGAACTGGGCGAGGACGGGCTGAAGCAGCACATCAAGACGATCGGGCTGTTCAACACCAAGGCGAAAAACGTGATCGCCGCCGCGCAGATCCTGGTCGACAAATATGGCGGCGAGGTGCCGCGGGATCGCGCGGCGCTGGAGGAACTGCCCGGCGTCGGGCGCAAGACCGCAAATGTCGTGATGAACACCGCCTTCGGCGCGGAGACGATCGCGGTCGACACCCATATCTTCCGGGTTTCGAACCGCACCGGCCTGGCGCCGGGCAAGAATGTCCTCCAGGTCGAGTTGAAGCTGGAGAAGGTGACGCCGAAGCCCTTTCTCCAGGGGGCTCACCACTGGCTGATCCTGCACGGCCGCTATATCTGCAAGGCGCGCAAGCCCGAATGCTGGCGCTGCCCGGTTGCCGATCTGTGCGCCTACAGGCCGAAGACGCCGGCGCCCATGCCGTGA
- the dapB gene encoding 4-hydroxy-tetrahydrodipicolinate reductase — protein sequence MAKIGILGANGRMGQAIAAIAGELGAEISGGIDLGGAVFGPHGDAAALAAASDVLVDFSAPDALAGHLDAALAAGVPIVVGTTGLKPAHHAQIDDAVARGAAVLQTGNTSLGINLLAHLVREAAARLGDDWDIEILEMHHRHKVDAPSGTALLLGTAAAEGRGSSPELLNRFDRIGHGNDKARETGTIGYASLRGGSVAGDHMVMLATENERIELGHRAESRAIFARGAVKACLWMIGKPAGRHAMSDVLGL from the coding sequence ATGGCGAAGATCGGCATTTTGGGCGCGAACGGCCGGATGGGCCAGGCCATCGCGGCGATCGCCGGGGAACTGGGCGCCGAGATTTCGGGCGGGATCGATCTGGGCGGCGCCGTGTTCGGCCCGCATGGCGATGCGGCCGCGCTGGCCGCCGCCAGCGACGTGCTGGTCGACTTCTCGGCCCCCGACGCCCTTGCCGGCCATCTTGACGCCGCGCTGGCCGCAGGCGTGCCGATCGTGGTCGGCACGACCGGCCTGAAGCCCGCGCATCATGCCCAGATCGATGATGCCGTGGCCAGGGGCGCGGCCGTCCTCCAGACCGGCAACACCTCGCTCGGCATCAATCTGCTCGCCCATCTGGTGCGCGAGGCGGCCGCCCGGCTGGGCGACGACTGGGACATCGAAATTCTGGAGATGCATCATCGCCACAAGGTGGACGCCCCCTCCGGGACCGCGTTGCTGCTGGGGACGGCGGCCGCCGAAGGCCGCGGATCGAGCCCCGAGCTGCTCAACCGCTTCGACCGGATCGGCCATGGCAATGACAAGGCCCGTGAGACGGGGACGATCGGCTATGCCTCCCTGCGCGGCGGATCGGTGGCGGGCGACCATATGGTAATGCTAGCGACCGAAAATGAGCGGATCGAGCTGGGCCACCGCGCCGAAAGCCGCGCCATCTTCGCTCGCGGCGCGGTCAAGGCCTGCCTGTGGATGATCGGCAAGCCCGCCGGCCGCCACGCGATGAGCGACGTGCTGGGCCTGTGA
- a CDS encoding cupin domain-containing protein: protein MTDWMFSFESALAALPEGTEARFTYPLRHGSMRIGIYAPHGHDPQAPHEQDELYIIASGTGFFVKKDERRPFKPGDAIFVEAHARHRFEDFSDDFATWVIFWGPKGGE from the coding sequence ATGACCGACTGGATGTTCTCGTTCGAATCGGCGCTCGCGGCCTTGCCCGAGGGGACGGAGGCCCGCTTCACCTATCCACTTCGGCACGGGTCGATGCGGATCGGCATCTATGCGCCGCATGGGCACGATCCCCAGGCACCGCACGAGCAGGATGAACTCTACATCATTGCTTCCGGCACGGGCTTCTTCGTCAAGAAGGACGAGCGGCGGCCCTTCAAGCCCGGCGACGCGATCTTCGTGGAGGCACATGCCCGCCACCGCTTCGAGGATTTCAGCGACGACTTCGCGACCTGGGTGATCTTCTGGGGGCCGAAGGGCGGCGAATGA
- a CDS encoding DUF922 domain-containing protein encodes MISRVRAALAVLLVAPAPLLAADDPFAGIPNVKFRYYDIEGATPAQIYASMRARAPQKGDGVAHTAWHMRVGWQETRRGSACRVSDPMASLSILVVLPRLVTREVTREGLAFWRRTLRGLEIHEAGHASIAYEHRNDFARAGEDASCRDIRAIAAKVQARIEKIQADYDRDTNHGIRQISQTGEE; translated from the coding sequence ATGATATCGCGCGTCCGGGCCGCCCTTGCCGTCCTGCTGGTCGCTCCCGCGCCGCTGCTCGCGGCGGACGACCCGTTCGCGGGCATCCCCAACGTCAAATTCCGATATTATGACATAGAGGGCGCCACGCCCGCGCAGATCTATGCCTCGATGCGCGCGCGTGCGCCGCAGAAAGGCGACGGGGTGGCGCACACCGCCTGGCACATGCGCGTCGGCTGGCAGGAGACGCGGCGCGGATCCGCGTGCCGGGTCAGCGATCCGATGGCGAGCCTGTCGATCCTCGTCGTCCTGCCGCGCCTGGTCACGCGGGAGGTCACCCGGGAAGGGCTTGCCTTCTGGCGCCGCACGCTGCGCGGCCTGGAGATTCACGAGGCGGGCCATGCCAGCATCGCCTATGAGCATCGCAATGATTTCGCCCGCGCCGGGGAAGATGCCTCCTGCCGCGACATCCGGGCGATTGCCGCGAAGGTGCAGGCGCGGATTGAGAAGATCCAGGCCGATTACGATCGCGACACCAATCATGGCATCCGGCAGATATCGCAGACGGGGGAAGAATGA